In one Carassius carassius chromosome 14, fCarCar2.1, whole genome shotgun sequence genomic region, the following are encoded:
- the LOC132156767 gene encoding dapper homolog 2-like isoform X1, with amino-acid sequence MLGRKIPGSGLLRAAEGMGRGRTGERLHAALAGLQELHFLRDKQSAMVHWALTLNREDTETSKQEKVSTEELRMEATLTLLKQQLTRLRKQDVGLKTHLQQLDQQINDLKLDVCKASTEHLESDSRPSSGFYELSDGGSGSLSNSCTSVYSESLSSSSQTSLLPHLPTSYVPQGRSGSRQTTVSRRCSADESTAQSDAPRSGVKLGSSCIRTTSARAERARQRPVSTGDLDRMIAPGFGFFKSIDVKSSTPCGSLQNPSVDLKYQSNLVSNNGTEVYCYPSPLHAVALQSPIFSCTTEQGNPVALIGMSGVGLQEETQNTNEGSTNSRTVGYINKLLQRSSSKMNLLSIKRNDTVNSTQEQTPRSQEMSYGQLNGPQLLGSLQQMSMLLENALETGQKSSSLNSNQHQRNAPGLEPNSEATEVKTLCHGIHSTPSMDLHNNNFPIKIASSKAGTESENGLPEKESGQFSKDPYMVPKPVERRSSFTFKREDGRASFSDKGGKPLSEFVHAQFVPAGTQRVKVHQADKKTKSVKLRKKSSEKPSAKKPQHKHVSREFCTKTRADLKQSSSCKGRVTNLEESKMNTCSDCSCNGLFNSHLIQNNPHLQQSQTKFTKGRKAPEPVHLLLDQAKKKQSSRKWPSSSEIPLPPAVQTQRSKEVLNSRNGAMVRSVSARPRSGHWGCPPQALPHSLSTSSYFSYLESRYPAAPISSRYPPRCESEFSEYSAECASLFHSTIAASSDGEMSDYTTNRFGDSESSQGSQTASDSGSSLSLDEEDLLEEEEEDESGLVWAQAAVGTTAAGFSLQQHHRPEPAACRIKASRALKKKIRRFQPASLKVMTLV; translated from the exons ATGTTGGGAAGAAAAATACCTGGGTCAGGTTTGCTGAGGGCAGCAGAAGGAATGGGCCGGGGGAGGACAGGAGAGAGGCTGCACGCAGCGCTGGCTGGACTGCAGGAGCTGCATTTCCTCCGGGACAAACAGAGTGCCATGGTGCACTGGGCTCTGACCCTGAACAGAGAGGACACCGAGACATCAAAACAAGAGAAGGTGAGCACAGAGGAACTGAGAATGGAGGCAACACTTACTCTACTCAAACAACAGCTG ACACGCCTGCGCAAACAGGATGTGGGATTGAAGACTCATCTCCAGCAGCTAGATCAACAGATCAATGACCTGAAACTGGATGTGTGTAAAGCATCCACTGAACACCTAGAGAGTGACAGCAGACCCAGTTCAG GGTTCTATGAGCTCAGTGATGGTGGTTCAGGCTCATTGTCCAATTCATGCACCTCCGTCTACAGCGAGAGTCTTTCCTCCTCATCTCAAACCAGTCTGCTTCCTCATCTCCCAACCTCATATGTGCCACAGGGCCGTAGTGGTTCCAGACAGACCACTGTGTCCCGTCGTTGTTCTGCTGATGAGAGCACTGCCCAGTCCGATGCTCCACGATCAGGAGTGAAGCTTGGCAGCAGCTGTATACGAACAACATCAGCTCGAGCTGAAAGAGCAAGACAACGACCTGTTTCCACAG GGGACCTTGACCGAATGATTGCACCTGGTTTTGGCTTCTTCAAATCCATTGATGTGAAGAGCTCCACCCCTTGTGGTAGCCTCCAAAACCCCTCAGTAGACCTCAAATACCAGAGTAACCTGGTATCGAACAACGGGACAGAAGTGTACTGTTATCCCAGTCCACTGCATGCTGTGGCCTTACAAAGCCCCATCTTCAGTTGCACCACTGAACAGGGAAATCCAGTAGCACTTATTGGAATGTCTGGAGTGGGTCTTCAAGAGGAAACCCAAAACACAAACGAAGGGTCCACAAATTCCAGGACTGTTGGATACATCAACAAGCTACTACAGCGAAGCTCCAGTAAGATGAACCTGTTGAGCATAAAAAGAAATGACACTGTTAACAGTACACAGGAGCAAACACCCAGATCACAAGAAATGTCCTACGGACAGCTGAATGGTCCCCAACTGCTAGGATCCCTTCAGCAGATGTCAATGCTCTTAGAAAATGCACTGGAGACTGGACAGAAATCTTCATCACTAAACAGCAATCAGCATCAGAGGAATGCACCTGGTCTGGAGCCCAATTCCGAAGCAACTGAAGTCAAGACATTGTGCCATGGCATACACTCAACACCTTCCATGGATCTCCACAATAATAACTTTCCCATAAAGATTGCCTCAAGCAAGGCTGGTACTGAGTCTGAGAATGGACTCCCAGAAAAAGAGAGTGGACAGTTTTCCAAGGACCCATATATGGTCCCAAAGCCAGTAGAGAGGAGATCAAGTTTTACCTTCAAAAGGGAAGACGGTAGAGCTTCTTTTAGTGATAAAGGTGGCAAACCTCTATCAGAATTTGTCCATGCACAGTTTGTTCCGGCAGGGACTCAAAGGGTGAAAGTGCATCAGGCAGACAAGAAAACGAAATCTGTAAAACTGAGAAAGAAGAGCTCTGAGAAGCCTTCAGCAAAGAAACCGCAGCATAAACACGTGTCTCGGGAGTTCTGCACCAAAACCCGAGCTGACTTAAAACAGTCCAGCTCATGCAAAGGGAGAGTAACAAATCTGGAAGAGTCCAAGATGAACACTTGCTCAGATTGCAGTTGTAATGGACTTTTCAACTCACACTTAATCCAGAACAACCCTCACCTTCAACAAAGCCAAACCAAGTTCACCAAGGGCCGTAAAGCCCCAGAACCAGTGCACCTTCTTCTAGACCAAGCCAAAAAGAAACAAAGTTCTCGGAAATGGCCATCCTCCTCTGAGATCCCTTTGCCCCCAGCTGTCCAAACCCAGAGATCCAAAGAGGTGTTAAACTCTCGAAACGGGGCCATGGTAAGGAGTGTTAGTGCCAGGCCTCGTTCAGGTCATTGGGGTTGTCCTCCACAGGCCCTTCCCCACTCACTTTCCACCTCCTCTTACTTCAGTTACTTAGAATCTAGATATCCAGCAGCTCCAATCTCCAGCCGCTACCCTCCTCGTTGTGAGTCAGAGTTTTCAGAGTACTCTGCAGAGTGTGCATCACTCTTTCACTCTACTATCGCAGCAAGCAGTGATGGAGAGATGAGCGACTACACCACAAACCGTTTTGGAGACAGCGAGTCCAGTCAGGGCTCTCAGACAGCCTCAGACTCAGGCAGCAGTCTCTCGCTGGATGAGGAGGACTTgttggaggaagaagaggaagatgaaaGTGGTTTAGTGTGGGCTCAGGCTGCGGTGGGGACCACAGCAGCAGGCTTTTCTCTTCAGCAACACCATCGCCCAGAGCCAGCAGCCTGTCGCATCAAAGCTTCCAGAGCACTGAAGAAAAAGATCCGCCGCTTTCAGCCAGCGTCACTCAAGGTCATGACTTTGGTGTAG
- the LOC132156767 gene encoding dapper homolog 2-like isoform X2, with amino-acid sequence MLGRKIPGSGLLRAAEGMGRGRTGERLHAALAGLQELHFLRDKQSAMVHWALTLNREDTETSKQEKTRLRKQDVGLKTHLQQLDQQINDLKLDVCKASTEHLESDSRPSSGFYELSDGGSGSLSNSCTSVYSESLSSSSQTSLLPHLPTSYVPQGRSGSRQTTVSRRCSADESTAQSDAPRSGVKLGSSCIRTTSARAERARQRPVSTGDLDRMIAPGFGFFKSIDVKSSTPCGSLQNPSVDLKYQSNLVSNNGTEVYCYPSPLHAVALQSPIFSCTTEQGNPVALIGMSGVGLQEETQNTNEGSTNSRTVGYINKLLQRSSSKMNLLSIKRNDTVNSTQEQTPRSQEMSYGQLNGPQLLGSLQQMSMLLENALETGQKSSSLNSNQHQRNAPGLEPNSEATEVKTLCHGIHSTPSMDLHNNNFPIKIASSKAGTESENGLPEKESGQFSKDPYMVPKPVERRSSFTFKREDGRASFSDKGGKPLSEFVHAQFVPAGTQRVKVHQADKKTKSVKLRKKSSEKPSAKKPQHKHVSREFCTKTRADLKQSSSCKGRVTNLEESKMNTCSDCSCNGLFNSHLIQNNPHLQQSQTKFTKGRKAPEPVHLLLDQAKKKQSSRKWPSSSEIPLPPAVQTQRSKEVLNSRNGAMVRSVSARPRSGHWGCPPQALPHSLSTSSYFSYLESRYPAAPISSRYPPRCESEFSEYSAECASLFHSTIAASSDGEMSDYTTNRFGDSESSQGSQTASDSGSSLSLDEEDLLEEEEEDESGLVWAQAAVGTTAAGFSLQQHHRPEPAACRIKASRALKKKIRRFQPASLKVMTLV; translated from the exons ATGTTGGGAAGAAAAATACCTGGGTCAGGTTTGCTGAGGGCAGCAGAAGGAATGGGCCGGGGGAGGACAGGAGAGAGGCTGCACGCAGCGCTGGCTGGACTGCAGGAGCTGCATTTCCTCCGGGACAAACAGAGTGCCATGGTGCACTGGGCTCTGACCCTGAACAGAGAGGACACCGAGACATCAAAACAAGAGAAG ACACGCCTGCGCAAACAGGATGTGGGATTGAAGACTCATCTCCAGCAGCTAGATCAACAGATCAATGACCTGAAACTGGATGTGTGTAAAGCATCCACTGAACACCTAGAGAGTGACAGCAGACCCAGTTCAG GGTTCTATGAGCTCAGTGATGGTGGTTCAGGCTCATTGTCCAATTCATGCACCTCCGTCTACAGCGAGAGTCTTTCCTCCTCATCTCAAACCAGTCTGCTTCCTCATCTCCCAACCTCATATGTGCCACAGGGCCGTAGTGGTTCCAGACAGACCACTGTGTCCCGTCGTTGTTCTGCTGATGAGAGCACTGCCCAGTCCGATGCTCCACGATCAGGAGTGAAGCTTGGCAGCAGCTGTATACGAACAACATCAGCTCGAGCTGAAAGAGCAAGACAACGACCTGTTTCCACAG GGGACCTTGACCGAATGATTGCACCTGGTTTTGGCTTCTTCAAATCCATTGATGTGAAGAGCTCCACCCCTTGTGGTAGCCTCCAAAACCCCTCAGTAGACCTCAAATACCAGAGTAACCTGGTATCGAACAACGGGACAGAAGTGTACTGTTATCCCAGTCCACTGCATGCTGTGGCCTTACAAAGCCCCATCTTCAGTTGCACCACTGAACAGGGAAATCCAGTAGCACTTATTGGAATGTCTGGAGTGGGTCTTCAAGAGGAAACCCAAAACACAAACGAAGGGTCCACAAATTCCAGGACTGTTGGATACATCAACAAGCTACTACAGCGAAGCTCCAGTAAGATGAACCTGTTGAGCATAAAAAGAAATGACACTGTTAACAGTACACAGGAGCAAACACCCAGATCACAAGAAATGTCCTACGGACAGCTGAATGGTCCCCAACTGCTAGGATCCCTTCAGCAGATGTCAATGCTCTTAGAAAATGCACTGGAGACTGGACAGAAATCTTCATCACTAAACAGCAATCAGCATCAGAGGAATGCACCTGGTCTGGAGCCCAATTCCGAAGCAACTGAAGTCAAGACATTGTGCCATGGCATACACTCAACACCTTCCATGGATCTCCACAATAATAACTTTCCCATAAAGATTGCCTCAAGCAAGGCTGGTACTGAGTCTGAGAATGGACTCCCAGAAAAAGAGAGTGGACAGTTTTCCAAGGACCCATATATGGTCCCAAAGCCAGTAGAGAGGAGATCAAGTTTTACCTTCAAAAGGGAAGACGGTAGAGCTTCTTTTAGTGATAAAGGTGGCAAACCTCTATCAGAATTTGTCCATGCACAGTTTGTTCCGGCAGGGACTCAAAGGGTGAAAGTGCATCAGGCAGACAAGAAAACGAAATCTGTAAAACTGAGAAAGAAGAGCTCTGAGAAGCCTTCAGCAAAGAAACCGCAGCATAAACACGTGTCTCGGGAGTTCTGCACCAAAACCCGAGCTGACTTAAAACAGTCCAGCTCATGCAAAGGGAGAGTAACAAATCTGGAAGAGTCCAAGATGAACACTTGCTCAGATTGCAGTTGTAATGGACTTTTCAACTCACACTTAATCCAGAACAACCCTCACCTTCAACAAAGCCAAACCAAGTTCACCAAGGGCCGTAAAGCCCCAGAACCAGTGCACCTTCTTCTAGACCAAGCCAAAAAGAAACAAAGTTCTCGGAAATGGCCATCCTCCTCTGAGATCCCTTTGCCCCCAGCTGTCCAAACCCAGAGATCCAAAGAGGTGTTAAACTCTCGAAACGGGGCCATGGTAAGGAGTGTTAGTGCCAGGCCTCGTTCAGGTCATTGGGGTTGTCCTCCACAGGCCCTTCCCCACTCACTTTCCACCTCCTCTTACTTCAGTTACTTAGAATCTAGATATCCAGCAGCTCCAATCTCCAGCCGCTACCCTCCTCGTTGTGAGTCAGAGTTTTCAGAGTACTCTGCAGAGTGTGCATCACTCTTTCACTCTACTATCGCAGCAAGCAGTGATGGAGAGATGAGCGACTACACCACAAACCGTTTTGGAGACAGCGAGTCCAGTCAGGGCTCTCAGACAGCCTCAGACTCAGGCAGCAGTCTCTCGCTGGATGAGGAGGACTTgttggaggaagaagaggaagatgaaaGTGGTTTAGTGTGGGCTCAGGCTGCGGTGGGGACCACAGCAGCAGGCTTTTCTCTTCAGCAACACCATCGCCCAGAGCCAGCAGCCTGTCGCATCAAAGCTTCCAGAGCACTGAAGAAAAAGATCCGCCGCTTTCAGCCAGCGTCACTCAAGGTCATGACTTTGGTGTAG